In a genomic window of Streptomyces sp. SJL17-4:
- a CDS encoding CoA transferase, with the protein MDNTVRTGTELLWSALGGDPALVDRVEYGGPAGLLAARLPVMELARSAVAVAGLAAVERAGLPGPVRVDDGAVATAFVSERHLRVDGRTPVNFAPLSRFWRAADGWVRTHANYPHHRAALIAALGVGEGSVEAVAAAIGERKAVEVETAVYAAGGLAVALRTPAQWAAHEQGREVAARPLLTRERLDEARPRRRTGPLRVLDLTRVIAGPVATRTLALLGADVLRIDPPGNPELPDQHADTDVGKRTAALDLDRPSDRRTFDELLDAADVLVTGYRPGALDRFDLHRPGLVTARLSAWGDYGPWAGRRGFDSLVQVATGIATAEGSAEQPGALPAQALDHGTGYLLAAAVLRSLTEQDRDGGTRLVRLALAQTGHWLTHALPRYEPERYLTESEGPLGRLRHALSPVAYEGGPTGWSRPPGLQGGDDAVWTTA; encoded by the coding sequence ATGGACAACACAGTGCGCACCGGTACGGAGTTGTTGTGGTCGGCCCTCGGCGGTGATCCCGCCCTGGTGGACCGGGTGGAGTACGGCGGGCCCGCGGGACTGCTGGCCGCGCGGCTTCCGGTGATGGAGCTGGCCCGGTCGGCGGTCGCGGTCGCCGGACTCGCCGCCGTCGAGCGGGCCGGTCTCCCGGGCCCGGTGCGGGTGGACGACGGGGCCGTCGCCACCGCCTTCGTGAGCGAGCGTCATCTGCGGGTCGACGGGCGGACCCCGGTGAACTTCGCACCGCTGTCGCGGTTCTGGCGGGCGGCCGACGGCTGGGTCCGTACCCATGCCAACTACCCGCACCACCGGGCCGCGTTGATCGCCGCTCTGGGCGTGGGCGAGGGGTCGGTGGAGGCCGTCGCGGCCGCGATCGGCGAGCGGAAGGCCGTCGAGGTCGAGACGGCGGTGTACGCGGCCGGGGGCCTGGCCGTCGCCCTGCGGACCCCCGCGCAGTGGGCGGCGCACGAGCAGGGCCGGGAGGTGGCGGCGCGGCCGCTGCTGACCCGGGAGCGGCTCGACGAGGCCCGGCCCCGGCGTCGTACGGGACCCCTGCGGGTCCTTGACCTGACCCGGGTGATCGCGGGTCCCGTCGCGACCCGGACGCTCGCGCTGCTCGGTGCGGACGTGCTGCGGATCGACCCGCCGGGCAATCCCGAACTGCCGGACCAGCACGCGGACACGGACGTCGGCAAGCGGACCGCCGCGCTCGATCTGGACCGCCCGTCGGACCGGCGTACCTTCGACGAGCTCCTGGACGCGGCCGATGTACTGGTCACCGGCTACCGGCCGGGCGCCCTCGACCGCTTCGACCTCCACCGCCCCGGTCTCGTCACCGCACGGCTCTCCGCCTGGGGCGACTACGGGCCGTGGGCCGGGCGGCGCGGCTTCGACAGCCTGGTCCAGGTGGCGACCGGGATCGCGACGGCCGAGGGTTCGGCGGAGCAGCCGGGCGCGCTGCCCGCGCAGGCCCTGGACCACGGCACGGGCTATCTGCTCGCGGCGGCGGTCCTGCGGTCGCTGACCGAGCAGGACCGGGACGGCGGCACGCGGCTCGTCCGGCTCGCCCTCGCCCAGACGGGGCACTGGCTGACGCACGCGCTGCCGAGGTACGAACCCGAGCGGTACCTCACCGAGTCGGAGGGGCCGCTCGGGCGGCTGCGGCACGCGCTGTCGCCCGTCGCGTACGAGGGCGGCCCGACGGGCTGGTCCCGCCCGCCGGGCCTCCAGGGTGGGGACGACGCCGTCTGGACTACGGCTTGA